The genomic region gggggagaggattcCGCTTGATGTGGGAAGGTTCAAGAGTTTGGTGGCGGCATTCAAGAGAGCAGAAAGTAATAAGGGGGAGTAAGCGGTGTTGTAAGGAGCGAGGTTGGATATTTTGACGAACTGAACGACTGTTGGTTATGTTATGATGATCTCGGGTTAGGGTTTAGGGAATGGGACAAAAATAACCATGGCTTGCAGGTTGAGGGCTTGCAGATACGGTGCTCCTGCCATTTCTCTAAGCGCGAGTATTGCCGACTGTGCTCTTGCAGAAATCCGATCTCTTCAGCTGCTGAAGAGTTCCCATCCGCTCGATGTTGCACCAGCTTTGGCTTCTCAAAGATTCCTTCTATCGGCGTCAATTTCCCCCGCAGCTGACAGGCAAAGATCGACACGCTCATGCACGGGGAAACTGGGGTCTTTTGGGCATCTCAACtcacacagcagcagccttcccAACAGCTCAGTGGAAACCTCATTTCGAACAGAATAATCACCGAGACCAGATGTCATGATGTCTTCTCTTGGAACACAGACTATTTTCATCCGCAATCGAAAAGAAGTTAAGCCCAAAGCTCAAGCCACACATTTTCCCATGTCTTATCGCTTCCCGCCCGACCCCCCATTGGGCTGCCGCCTTTTCGGACCTAGTCTCCCATTGGTGGCTTCGTTCAAGAGCATGAGCTTGAAGTTCGGTTTGGGCTTTTCAGCTTGCAGGGgtctcaacaccaaaccGCCTCTCCGCGGTTCACGGTACCTGCGTTGTCTGCAGTCCTTTTGAGAAAAGATGGGGAGCAGCCTGGTCCCCACGCGGCACCCTTTCTGTAGCATTTGCTCGCTTCCCTCGTGACATGAACATGGATGGGGCAAAAGTTCTCTAATCTGGACGGTCTCCTTTTCTCTGTTTCTTTCTACCTTACCAACCGTGGTACCCATTCGGCTGTTCACACATAGCAGAAGTCACATCTGCATGTGAGGGGATTTGGTGGCACTCTGTTGGGAGAGCATTAGCGACTCCAGCTTCCATCTTTTTGAATATACTGTCTTATCTTGTTGTCGACTATCAAAATGGGCCGCCGATATCCCCCGGCCTCGATGCTGCTCGCCCTTTTGCTCTCTCAGACAATCACGCTCGTGGTGTCACAGTCGGTTGTCTACGTGACAGACTTGACCATCTTCAACTCTCTTGTACGCGCATCTTATCTCAGCTCCCAATGAATAGGGACCATATCTGATTAACTGCGACTCACGACAGGCACCATGCGCATCATGGGCTGTGAGCTACAACATCCAGGGTCTAACGCGGAACGCCTGCCCGCAAGCCGTGACAGAGCTTCAATCGTGTGTTTGcagcaagaacaacaacTTCGCCTCTATAGCGTCGGATATATCCTCTAGTGTCAGGTTAACATGCGGATCAACAGCGACCGAGGACCAGTCCTCTGCGGCGACTGTCCTGAGTGCCTACTGCAACCAGGCAACACCTGTTTCGTTCCCTTCTCCAACTGCCGTGTCTGTGGCAATCACTGATATCGCTGAGATGGATCTTTTGGCCCCATGCGCAAGGACGGCCTTAAGCTATGCTGTTCGGTAAGTCTCGTCGCACGTTCAACTTTCCTCGTGCTGCTTGGGGATGCTTTGCTGATATCGTTGTGAACAGAAACCTGGTAGGCCAAATGCACAGTCTTTCTAACGCAGTTGGATACTAACGATAACCGGTGAATAGAGAGGGAAATGCCCAACAGATAACGCAGGCTATGCGAGTTGCGCGTGCTTCAAGAACCAGAACTCACTCTTGGTGAGCCAGGAAATCAACACCTCAGTCAGGCGAGCGTGCTCCTCCAACGCGGCCGATGTGTCGTCTGCCCAGGCCATGTTTGCTGGCTACTGCGGCCTGAACAACGGAACCTCGAACTTCCCCAAGCCGACAGACCCGCCTGGTGCTATGACATATTATGTCACCGACTTGCCGCAATTCCAGACGCTCGCTCCCTGTGCCGCCTCAGGACTAAGCTATGCTCTCCAAGGGGTAGGTAGATCGGATAGGACGAGACAGAACAGGTGCTGACCATGGCTGGTAGCAAACGCGAGGGCTGTGTCCTGCTGGCCCCAAAGCATTGGCCTCGTGCGCTTGCTTAAAGGAGGGGATGACACTGGAGCTCTCAAGGGAGATTACTTCAAGCGTGAAGGCATATTGCAGGTCGACAGCAACGGAGGATATTAGCTCTGCTATCTCGGTAGGTTTTCAAAGTCTTTACAGATGACAAGCCCGCTAACATATTTGTAGGTTTACAACTACTATTGCAGTGCCGCCGAGAACAAAGTGACGGCCGCCGGAGTCACAAATTCGGTTGACCAAACATATGCAACTGGGGTTTCTGGCGGCGTCCCCAGAGCAACAGATGGCCCGGGTAGCTCAGGAGGCGGGAGTAGTGGTGGCGATTCAAACACAGATAACAACTCCTCCAGGACTAATCTCGGCATGATCATCGGCATTGCGGCAGGTGCCATCGGAGGCATAGTTCTCCTGGGTGCTCTGATCTGGCGTCTCTGCAAGTCCTCCCGGAACCGTCGAGAACAAGAGCGTTTGGCCGCGCTGGCtgctccaccaccccaaccgtCGGTCGAACCCAAGCTTGCTCCCCCAACATACCGGCCTTTTGCGAGTCCCATTGCCGCCGTCAACAAGCCAACATTTGCGTCTGACGTCGTTGCTGCTCCTCCGCCGGTGGACTCACCAGCTCCGAGCTCGACACTGCGAGTAAATTCACCTGGAAGAACAGATAACGTATCACCAATCTCGACCACAGGGCCATACTCACCCCCGCAGAACCAATCTGCGGTCCACAGCGCGCTCTTCCCGCCAACGCCAGGCACCTCAGAACTTCACGCTCAAACACCGAGCCCGTACAATTcaacttcaccaccaaacgcACCCGAACTCCACGGCCAAGCAGTTGCTTCCTCTCTCTACCCACCCATGCCGGGCACATCCGAGCTTCAATCGCAGAACACTCAACCAGTTCTCGCTCCGCCAAACCCATATCACTCCCCAGCACAGCCAAGAGCCCCAGAACTGTACGGCCAGGGAGCCCCCCAAGCCAACAGACCAGAACTCCAAGGGCAAGGAGCCATGGTgccgcctccaccacatGCTCCGGAACTGTATGGTCAAGGAGCACCGATGGCCAATAGACCTGAGCTTGCAGGCCAAGGGGCGATGTACCCGGGGCAACCTCACTCACAGAACATGTCGGAGCTTCAGGGGCAGGGGTCACATTTGCATAATGTGAATATGAACAGGCTGGAGCTCCAGGGTCAGGGGATGATGtttgctcctcctgcggCGCCGGGGACGCAGGAGCTGCATGGGCAGGGGGGACAGTATGGGCAGCCTCAAGGgcagcaaggaggagggttccAGCCGTATCAGACTGGGTACGTGCCGCCACAGTCACAGCAACCGCAGGCGCCGACTGGACAGGCGTCGTGGCAGGCGGGCCCTGTGCCGGGGACGtatgagatggatggggaggcTTATcatcgggggaggtgatcTGGGCTAAGTAATTatgcgaggaaggagaggttaGACTTTGACTATTTCAGTGTGTGATATTTAGCGAACTGGGTTGATAAGTTGAATTCCATTCTATAATGAATATTGGGATGGTTCactgtggttgttgaatTTTAAAGT from Podospora bellae-mahoneyi strain CBS 112042 chromosome 4, whole genome shotgun sequence harbors:
- a CDS encoding hypothetical protein (EggNog:ENOG503PAHS); the encoded protein is MGRRYPPASMLLALLLSQTITLVVSQSVVYVTDLTIFNSLAPCASWAVSYNIQGLTRNACPQAVTELQSCVCSKNNNFASIASDISSSVRLTCGSTATEDQSSAATVLSAYCNQATPVSFPSPTAVSVAITDIAEMDLLAPCARTALSYAVRNLRGKCPTDNAGYASCACFKNQNSLLVSQEINTSVRRACSSNAADVSSAQAMFAGYCGLNNGTSNFPKPTDPPGAMTYYVTDLPQFQTLAPCAASGLSYALQGQTRGLCPAGPKALASCACLKEGMTLELSREITSSVKAYCRSTATEDISSAISVYNYYCSAAENKVTAAGVTNSVDQTYATGVSGGVPRATDGPGSSGGGSSGGDSNTDNNSSRTNLGMIIGIAAGAIGGIVLLGALIWRLCKSSRNRREQERLAALAAPPPQPSVEPKLAPPTYRPFASPIAAVNKPTFASDVVAAPPPVDSPAPSSTLRVNSPGRTDNVSPISTTGPYSPPQNQSAVHSALFPPTPGTSELHAQTPSPYNSTSPPNAPELHGQAVASSLYPPMPGTSELQSQNTQPVLAPPNPYHSPAQPRAPELYGQGAPQANRPELQGQGAMVPPPPHAPELYGQGAPMANRPELAGQGAMYPGQPHSQNMSELQGQGSHLHNVNMNRLELQGQGMMFAPPAAPGTQELHGQGGQYGQPQGQQGGGFQPYQTGYVPPQSQQPQAPTGQASWQAGPVPGTYEMDGEAYHRGR